The following are from one region of the Siniperca chuatsi isolate FFG_IHB_CAS linkage group LG13, ASM2008510v1, whole genome shotgun sequence genome:
- the rab36 gene encoding ras-related protein Rab-36 isoform X2 translates to MKAVMQDNRDGMMPFPPPISRDRVIWEFPKCYTPEASLQLKKDWDVQAKAACKDRAGRHQPWDRQKMSKVVVVGDLNVGKTCLINRFCKDVFERDYKATIGVDFEIERFEISAVPFSLQIWDTAGQEKFKCIASAYYRGAQVIITVFDMADIKSLDHTRQWLEEAMRENEPDSCFIFLVGAKSDLLALEERQRTEKDAIRIATEMHAEFWAVSAKTGENIQGFFFRVAALAFEKCILKDMENGVPASIGHGDSIKSDRANLEEAAPQDMKRSCC, encoded by the exons GCTGTCATGCAGGATAACAGGGATGGGATGATGCCGTTCCCACCACCCATCAGCAGAGACAGGGTCATCTGGGAATTCCCAAAG TGCTACACACCTGAGGCCTCTCTGCAGCTGAAGAAAGACTGGGACGTTCAGGCTAAAGCAGCCTGTAAAGACAGAGCCGGCAGGCATCAGCC GTGGGACcgacagaaaatgtcaaaagtgGTGGTTGTTGGAGACCTTAATGTTGGGAAGACCTGCCTCATTAATAG GTTTTGTAAAGATGTATTTGAAAGAGACTACAAGGCCACCATAGGTGTGGACTTTGAGATCGAGAGGTTTGAGATATCTGCAGTACCTTTCTCCCTTCAGAT ctgGGATACTGCTGGGCAGGAAAAATTCAAGTGCATCGCTTCTGCATACTACAGAGGTGCTCAGG TCATTATCACAGTCTTTGACATGGCCGACATTAAGTCCCTAGATCATACACG cCAATGGTTGGAGGAGGCCATGAGAGAAAATGAGCCTGACTCCTGTTTCATCTTCTTGGTTGGCGCTAAGAGTGACCTGCTG GCCTtagaagaaagacagaggacagaAAAAGATGCCATCAGGATAGCAACAGAAATGCATGCAGAGTTTTGGGCTGTTTCGGCTAAAACAG gGGAGAACATACAGGGGTTTTTCTTCAGGGTGGCAGCTTTGGCCTTTGAGAAGTGCATACTGAAGGACATGGAGAATGGAGTGCCTGCTAGCATAGGACATGGAGACAGCATCA AATCCGATCGTGCCAACCTGGAGGAGGCTGCACCCCAAGACATGaagagaagctgctgctga
- the rab36 gene encoding ras-related protein Rab-36 isoform X3, with protein sequence MQDNRDGMMPFPPPISRDRVIWEFPKCYTPEASLQLKKDWDVQAKAACKDRAGRHQPWDRQKMSKVVVVGDLNVGKTCLINRFCKDVFERDYKATIGVDFEIERFEISAVPFSLQIWDTAGQEKFKCIASAYYRGAQVIITVFDMADIKSLDHTRQWLEEAMRENEPDSCFIFLVGAKSDLLALEERQRTEKDAIRIATEMHAEFWAVSAKTGENIQGFFFRVAALAFEKCILKDMENGVPASIGHGDSIKSDRANLEEAAPQDMKRSCC encoded by the exons ATGCAGGATAACAGGGATGGGATGATGCCGTTCCCACCACCCATCAGCAGAGACAGGGTCATCTGGGAATTCCCAAAG TGCTACACACCTGAGGCCTCTCTGCAGCTGAAGAAAGACTGGGACGTTCAGGCTAAAGCAGCCTGTAAAGACAGAGCCGGCAGGCATCAGCC GTGGGACcgacagaaaatgtcaaaagtgGTGGTTGTTGGAGACCTTAATGTTGGGAAGACCTGCCTCATTAATAG GTTTTGTAAAGATGTATTTGAAAGAGACTACAAGGCCACCATAGGTGTGGACTTTGAGATCGAGAGGTTTGAGATATCTGCAGTACCTTTCTCCCTTCAGAT ctgGGATACTGCTGGGCAGGAAAAATTCAAGTGCATCGCTTCTGCATACTACAGAGGTGCTCAGG TCATTATCACAGTCTTTGACATGGCCGACATTAAGTCCCTAGATCATACACG cCAATGGTTGGAGGAGGCCATGAGAGAAAATGAGCCTGACTCCTGTTTCATCTTCTTGGTTGGCGCTAAGAGTGACCTGCTG GCCTtagaagaaagacagaggacagaAAAAGATGCCATCAGGATAGCAACAGAAATGCATGCAGAGTTTTGGGCTGTTTCGGCTAAAACAG gGGAGAACATACAGGGGTTTTTCTTCAGGGTGGCAGCTTTGGCCTTTGAGAAGTGCATACTGAAGGACATGGAGAATGGAGTGCCTGCTAGCATAGGACATGGAGACAGCATCA AATCCGATCGTGCCAACCTGGAGGAGGCTGCACCCCAAGACATGaagagaagctgctgctga